The Sporosarcina ureae genome includes a region encoding these proteins:
- the narI gene encoding respiratory nitrate reductase subunit gamma: protein MTSQFLWVIFPYICIAVFIVGHIFRYRNDQFGWTAKSSEFIEKKQLMIGSLLFHIGIFPVILGHVAGLGIPKEWTRAMGISDHMYHIGAVWGGGFFGVVTFAGMIILTSRRFTKKNVRHLSSRSDLIVNSLLLLIVFLGVYSSLITNTMTPGFDYRDTISVWFRSLLIFQPEAAFMASVPIMFKLHVLTGFLIFAMWPFTRLVHVWSVPLNYVGRSYILYRKHQPTKQSPR, encoded by the coding sequence ATGACTAGTCAATTCTTGTGGGTCATTTTTCCTTATATCTGTATCGCGGTATTTATTGTAGGGCATATTTTCCGTTACCGTAATGACCAATTCGGCTGGACCGCGAAGTCGAGTGAGTTTATTGAAAAGAAACAATTAATGATCGGTAGTTTGCTGTTCCACATCGGAATCTTCCCCGTTATTTTAGGTCATGTGGCGGGACTTGGGATTCCAAAAGAGTGGACACGTGCCATGGGAATCAGTGACCATATGTACCATATCGGTGCCGTATGGGGTGGTGGATTTTTTGGAGTCGTTACATTCGCCGGAATGATTATTTTAACATCCCGTCGTTTCACGAAGAAAAATGTACGCCATCTATCTTCTCGATCCGATTTAATTGTCAATTCGTTGTTGCTGTTGATCGTATTCCTCGGTGTCTACAGCTCATTGATTACGAACACGATGACACCGGGATTTGATTACCGTGATACGATTTCGGTCTGGTTCAGGTCGTTACTCATATTCCAACCGGAAGCCGCGTTCATGGCATCAGTTCCCATTATGTTTAAGCTTCATGTTTTGACTGGATTCCTCATTTTTGCGATGTGGCCATTCACGCGCCTTGTGCACGTGTGGAGTGTGCCATTGAATTATGTAGGTAGAAGTTATATCCTATATAGAAAACATCAGCCGACCAAACAATCACCTCGGTAA
- a CDS encoding response regulator, whose product MKIIIADDHAVVRTGFMHILNFQDDMEVVATAADGLEAYELVAKHRPDIILLDLSMPPGQSGLIATGKIHEDFPETKIVILTMYDDEEYMFHVLKNGAAGYILKNAPDEELLHAIREVYDGGTYVHPSMATSLVREFVKKGTKEAEENDPFKILSKREVEILPLVAKGYGNKEIAEMLYISVKTVEAHKAKMMDKLHLKSRPELVEYALRKKLLNF is encoded by the coding sequence GTGAAAATCATAATAGCTGATGATCATGCAGTCGTCCGCACAGGGTTCATGCATATATTGAATTTCCAAGACGATATGGAAGTCGTGGCCACGGCGGCAGATGGATTGGAAGCATATGAACTAGTTGCAAAGCACAGACCCGATATTATTTTACTGGATCTTAGCATGCCTCCTGGCCAAAGTGGATTGATTGCGACAGGTAAAATTCATGAAGATTTTCCCGAAACCAAAATCGTCATTTTAACGATGTACGATGATGAGGAGTATATGTTTCATGTACTGAAAAACGGTGCAGCAGGCTATATTTTGAAAAATGCTCCTGATGAAGAGTTGCTACACGCCATTCGTGAAGTATACGACGGCGGGACGTATGTTCATCCGTCTATGGCGACGTCGCTTGTGAGGGAGTTTGTGAAGAAAGGAACGAAAGAGGCAGAAGAAAATGATCCGTTCAAGATTTTATCTAAACGGGAAGTCGAAATTCTGCCTTTGGTCGCAAAAGGTTACGGGAATAAGGAAATTGCAGAAATGCTGTATATTTCCGTCAAGACTGTAGAAGCGCATAAAGCGAAAATGATGGACAAACTGCATTTGAAGAGCCGTCCGGAACTCGTCGAATATGCGCTGCGCAAGAAACTTTTGAATTTCTAA
- a CDS encoding sensor histidine kinase, translating to MTLLNNDQLTTMLHKLYDRTTEAMFFFGSNGEILSMNEAAKQIMEPALYEKMLQGEADAMCLTCRGFTSEEEQMTCVSCFMEKPQQTISSFQLYLETKDLGVQPYSATYQVLDEENYVSMLMLRNLTRQTQTSEVLHQKLRMQQVILAQENERKRISRELHDSVAQEMLSSLVDLRVLKYMGMTEKALEKLRQTEGSLMRLLDEIRHLSVELRPAVLDDFGLDAAFRTHIKNLEKNYGLYVHFESDLRECRYEGAIETVAYRIGQEAILNSMKYAQVEDVFLTLNEVDGQLQITVLDEGVGFDINDFTPQGTGLGLYGMKERVELVGGNLTIASSQQKGTTVQATIPLKKERATSENHNS from the coding sequence ATGACATTATTGAACAATGACCAACTGACGACTATGCTGCATAAATTATACGATCGTACGACAGAAGCAATGTTCTTTTTCGGCTCGAACGGTGAGATCCTATCCATGAATGAAGCGGCGAAACAAATTATGGAGCCCGCGCTCTATGAAAAAATGCTACAAGGTGAAGCCGACGCGATGTGTCTTACATGCCGCGGCTTTACGAGCGAAGAGGAACAAATGACGTGTGTCTCATGTTTTATGGAGAAACCACAACAAACAATATCTTCATTCCAACTATATTTGGAGACGAAAGACCTTGGCGTACAACCATACAGCGCGACGTATCAGGTGTTAGATGAAGAGAACTATGTGTCCATGCTAATGTTGCGCAATTTAACGCGACAAACCCAGACGTCCGAAGTTCTCCATCAAAAGTTGCGTATGCAACAAGTCATTTTGGCGCAGGAAAACGAACGCAAACGTATTTCACGCGAGCTGCATGACAGTGTAGCGCAGGAGATGCTCAGTTCACTCGTCGATTTACGCGTATTGAAATATATGGGCATGACGGAAAAAGCGCTCGAGAAGTTGCGTCAAACGGAAGGTTCATTGATGCGCTTGCTCGATGAGATTCGTCATTTATCCGTCGAACTGCGACCGGCTGTACTCGATGATTTTGGACTGGATGCTGCTTTTCGAACGCACATCAAGAATCTGGAAAAGAATTACGGATTGTATGTTCATTTCGAATCCGATTTGAGAGAATGTCGTTATGAAGGTGCGATTGAAACGGTTGCCTATCGTATCGGCCAAGAAGCGATTCTCAACTCCATGAAATATGCTCAAGTAGAAGATGTCTTTTTAACATTGAATGAAGTCGATGGCCAGCTGCAAATAACAGTATTAGATGAAGGTGTCGGCTTCGATATCAATGACTTTACACCGCAAGGCACGGGCCTTGGTCTGTATGGCATGAAAGAACGGGTGGAACTAGTAGGTGGTAATTTGACAATCGCTTCTAGTCAACAAAAAGGCACGACAGTCCAAGCGACCATTCCACTGAAGAAGGAGAGAGCAACAAGTGAAAATCATAATAGCTGA
- the narJ gene encoding nitrate reductase molybdenum cofactor assembly chaperone: MINLDLLYEKKHIFGFFSHQLNYPEKLTFHPNMWDEYITEDAAGYEDLQLYWEAMQTYSLDEIQEMYTYTFDFQKDATLFMTYVKFSDSKERGQTLAQLKVLYEMFGLEMPDEELSDLLPLMCEFIYAAEWKGDPRAQQSFTMLLAVIEDGSYFLMKALEKYESPWLHLIRALRETCKSCIQREVSAND; the protein is encoded by the coding sequence GTGATTAATCTTGATCTCTTATATGAAAAGAAGCATATCTTCGGCTTTTTCTCCCATCAACTGAACTACCCAGAAAAGCTGACATTCCATCCAAATATGTGGGATGAGTATATAACAGAAGATGCTGCAGGTTACGAGGACCTGCAGCTCTACTGGGAAGCAATGCAAACATACAGTTTGGATGAAATACAGGAGATGTACACGTACACATTCGATTTTCAAAAAGACGCTACACTGTTTATGACCTATGTAAAATTTTCAGACTCGAAAGAGCGTGGTCAGACGCTGGCGCAGTTAAAAGTGTTATACGAAATGTTCGGGCTCGAAATGCCGGATGAAGAACTATCTGACTTGCTTCCGTTAATGTGTGAATTTATTTATGCAGCTGAATGGAAGGGAGATCCGCGAGCGCAACAGAGCTTCACGATGTTGCTTGCGGTCATCGAGGACGGTTCGTACTTCTTGATGAAAGCACTTGAGAAGTATGAAAGTCCATGGCTACATTTGATCCGTGCACTGCGTGAAACATGTAAATCATGTATTCAACGGGAGGTTTCCGCTAATGACTAG
- the narH gene encoding nitrate reductase subunit beta has protein sequence MKIKAQVAMVMNLDKCIGCHTCSVTCKTTWTNREGAEYMWFNNVETKPGIGYPKRWEDQELYKGGWQLRKGKLELKSGSKLSKIALGKIFYNPDMPEMKDYYEPWTYDYEKLTSAPDQEHTPVARAKSVVTGEYMAPEWGPNWEDQLAGAHITGPTDPNIEKIEEEIKFNFEQAFMMYLPRLCEHCLNPSCVASCPSGAMYKRDEDGIVLVDQEACRGWRYCMTGCPYKKVYFNWKTNKAEKCTFCFPRVESGLPTVCSETCTGRIRYLGVLLYDADRVQEAASTPDPKDLYQAQCDLFLDPHDPEVIEQAINDGISEDWIDAAQNSPVYKLAIEYKLAFPLHPEYRTLPMVWYVPPLSPIMNYFEGKDSIKNPDMIFPAIEEMRIPLQYLANMLTAGDVDIVKGGLQRMAMMRSYMRAVSSGKDFDESKLERVGLTAKQTKQMYRLLAIAKYEDRFVIPTSHKESQMNVYRSQGSAGYDGMGTYGEQAPAQNPYSSFSVMGSDGGCDGCGPVTPGAAPVKTGKQIYEENFYGGIWRD, from the coding sequence TTGAAAATTAAAGCGCAAGTTGCGATGGTGATGAACTTAGACAAGTGTATTGGGTGTCATACATGTAGTGTGACGTGTAAAACGACATGGACGAACCGTGAAGGTGCCGAGTATATGTGGTTCAATAACGTAGAAACGAAACCGGGGATCGGCTACCCGAAACGCTGGGAAGACCAGGAACTCTATAAGGGTGGCTGGCAGTTGCGAAAAGGGAAATTGGAATTGAAATCGGGTTCTAAACTATCGAAAATCGCACTCGGTAAAATCTTCTACAATCCCGATATGCCTGAAATGAAAGATTACTACGAGCCATGGACGTACGACTATGAAAAATTAACATCCGCACCGGATCAAGAACATACGCCGGTGGCACGTGCAAAGTCTGTAGTCACAGGCGAATACATGGCTCCAGAGTGGGGCCCGAACTGGGAAGATCAGTTAGCTGGTGCACATATTACCGGACCAACTGACCCGAATATCGAGAAAATTGAAGAAGAAATTAAATTCAACTTTGAACAAGCATTCATGATGTACTTGCCACGACTATGCGAACACTGCTTGAACCCGAGCTGTGTAGCTTCTTGTCCATCAGGTGCTATGTACAAGCGTGACGAGGACGGAATCGTTCTGGTCGATCAGGAAGCATGTCGCGGATGGCGCTACTGTATGACCGGTTGCCCGTACAAGAAAGTGTACTTCAACTGGAAAACGAATAAAGCCGAGAAGTGTACGTTCTGTTTCCCGCGCGTGGAATCTGGTTTGCCGACAGTTTGTTCCGAGACATGTACAGGTCGAATCCGCTATCTAGGTGTCTTGCTTTACGACGCAGACCGCGTGCAAGAAGCTGCATCTACACCGGATCCGAAAGACTTGTACCAAGCACAATGTGATTTGTTCTTAGATCCGCATGATCCGGAAGTCATCGAGCAAGCAATCAACGATGGCATTTCCGAAGACTGGATTGACGCAGCACAGAACTCACCTGTTTATAAATTAGCGATTGAATACAAGCTAGCATTCCCATTGCACCCGGAATACCGGACGTTGCCGATGGTGTGGTACGTTCCACCGCTTAGCCCGATCATGAACTACTTTGAAGGTAAAGACTCCATCAAAAACCCGGACATGATTTTCCCGGCTATCGAAGAAATGCGAATCCCGCTTCAATATTTAGCTAATATGCTAACGGCTGGAGATGTGGATATCGTCAAGGGAGGCTTGCAACGTATGGCTATGATGCGTTCGTATATGCGTGCGGTTTCTTCAGGCAAGGACTTCGACGAATCTAAACTAGAGCGTGTTGGATTGACAGCGAAACAAACGAAGCAAATGTATCGTTTGCTTGCCATTGCGAAATACGAAGATCGTTTTGTGATTCCGACTTCACATAAAGAAAGTCAGATGAACGTTTACCGTTCCCAAGGTTCTGCGGGATACGACGGCATGGGTACGTACGGTGAACAAGCACCTGCTCAAAATCCGTATTCTTCATTCTCTGTAATGGGCTCAGACGGAGGGTGTGACGGTTGTGGACCTGTAACTCCGGGAGCTGCTCCAGTGAAAACGGGCAAGCAAATCTATGAAGAGAATTTCTATGGGGGGATCTGGCGTGATTAA
- a CDS encoding hemerythrin domain-containing protein: protein MMVNTGFTHTLPALRVLENEHRFLTSLMEQWHAIVLDFENDRFTRDEGLEALKRLRELVVEFIDPLKNHTEKEEEFLFPMLAKYVGSDQGPVQAVQEEHDEIDAFIGHFLHHTRGDLSEFTLAMMQDVVKDAGEAFEVIMIHFVKEENVIFPMVLSVLLAKEQDELFEQLYTSILPE from the coding sequence ATGATGGTCAATACAGGATTCACGCATACGCTACCTGCATTACGCGTGCTCGAAAACGAACATCGTTTCCTGACATCTTTGATGGAGCAGTGGCATGCGATCGTACTGGATTTTGAGAATGATAGATTCACGCGTGACGAAGGTCTCGAAGCACTCAAGAGATTGCGCGAGCTAGTCGTCGAATTCATTGATCCATTGAAGAATCATACAGAAAAAGAAGAGGAATTTCTGTTCCCGATGCTAGCGAAATATGTGGGCAGTGATCAAGGGCCGGTTCAAGCCGTGCAAGAAGAACACGATGAGATTGATGCGTTTATCGGACATTTCCTTCATCACACAAGAGGCGATTTATCAGAGTTTACACTCGCCATGATGCAAGATGTCGTAAAAGACGCAGGCGAGGCATTTGAGGTGATTATGATTCATTTTGTAAAAGAAGAAAACGTCATCTTTCCAATGGTTCTATCGGTCTTGCTTGCTAAAGAGCAAGATGAATTATTCGAACAATTATATACGTCTATTCTACCGGAATAA
- a CDS encoding MFS transporter → MTQKIQLPLQTANLVVGFMVWVLISSLLPFISEDINIPPERVAIITAIPVVLGSILRIPLGYYANVYGARMMFFISFIVLLFPVYYISETSTVTGLLIGGTLLGIGGAIFSVGVTSLPKYYPKEKHGLVNGIYGMGNIGTAITTFAAPVLAMKFGWSLTVKMYLILLLAFIAMNFFFGDRKEVKVKAPIVDQIKGVYKNEKLWFFSLFYFITFGSFVAFTVFLPSFLVNYFELDKVDAGLRTAGFIVVATLLRPVGGWLGDKFQPLFLLMGCFAGLTISSIVLAFSPDIGLYTVGSIMIAAAAGIGNGVIFKLVPMYFSKQAGTVNGIVSMMGGLGGFFPPLLLATIFSMTGSYSIGFMAFSQVSLVSLVLAIWLYYMDRTSLSKEVFDSTGQGILVTNSKGLILSVNPAFTKLTGYNEEEVLGKSPSILSSGRHDRAYYDDMWRTIEEQGEWQGEIWNKKKNGEEYLEFLSISSVIDGTGDVVRYVGSFSDISPEANAGNRS, encoded by the coding sequence ATGACACAAAAGATTCAGTTGCCTTTACAGACGGCAAATCTAGTTGTCGGCTTCATGGTGTGGGTCCTGATCTCTTCTTTACTACCGTTTATTAGCGAAGATATCAACATTCCACCAGAGCGCGTGGCCATCATCACAGCGATCCCTGTAGTACTCGGCTCAATTTTGCGTATTCCACTGGGTTACTATGCCAATGTCTATGGCGCGCGTATGATGTTTTTCATCAGTTTCATCGTTTTACTATTTCCTGTCTACTACATAAGTGAAACATCAACAGTGACAGGACTATTGATTGGCGGTACGTTACTTGGGATAGGGGGCGCGATTTTCTCTGTTGGTGTTACGTCGCTACCGAAGTACTATCCTAAAGAAAAGCACGGGCTCGTCAATGGTATTTACGGAATGGGGAATATCGGGACAGCGATCACGACGTTTGCCGCACCGGTGCTCGCTATGAAGTTCGGTTGGTCGTTGACTGTCAAAATGTACTTAATTTTACTGCTTGCGTTCATCGCAATGAACTTCTTCTTCGGTGACCGTAAAGAAGTAAAAGTGAAAGCACCCATTGTCGATCAAATTAAAGGTGTGTATAAGAATGAGAAACTTTGGTTCTTCTCGTTGTTCTATTTCATCACATTCGGTTCATTCGTTGCGTTTACGGTATTCTTGCCGAGTTTCCTCGTTAATTACTTTGAACTTGATAAGGTCGACGCAGGACTTCGTACAGCCGGCTTCATCGTCGTCGCGACGCTATTGCGTCCAGTCGGTGGTTGGTTAGGTGATAAATTCCAGCCGTTATTTTTATTGATGGGCTGTTTCGCAGGGTTGACAATCTCGTCCATCGTCTTAGCATTTTCCCCGGATATCGGACTGTACACAGTCGGCAGTATTATGATTGCGGCAGCGGCTGGTATCGGAAACGGTGTGATCTTTAAACTGGTACCGATGTATTTCAGTAAGCAAGCAGGTACTGTCAACGGGATCGTATCGATGATGGGTGGTCTTGGTGGATTTTTCCCTCCATTATTACTCGCAACGATTTTCTCGATGACGGGTTCCTATTCAATAGGATTCATGGCGTTTTCACAAGTATCGTTAGTCAGTCTTGTATTGGCTATCTGGCTCTACTACATGGATCGCACGAGCTTGTCTAAAGAAGTATTCGATTCAACTGGGCAAGGTATTCTCGTGACCAATTCAAAAGGGTTGATTCTTTCGGTCAATCCGGCATTTACGAAACTAACAGGTTACAATGAAGAAGAAGTTCTCGGTAAGAGTCCGAGCATCTTAAGTTCAGGCCGACATGATCGAGCATACTATGACGACATGTGGCGCACCATTGAGGAACAAGGTGAATGGCAAGGTGAAATTTGGAATAAGAAAAAGAACGGCGAAGAGTATCTGGAGTTCCTATCCATCAGTTCGGTCATAGATGGAACAGGCGACGTAGTTCGCTATGTTGGTTCATTCAGTGATATTAGTCCAGAAGCAAACGCAGGCAATCGGTCTTAA
- a CDS encoding GAF domain-containing protein — MTGQANSTFQLAIDELKETLHADFIGLALVDLKKYHHDFRWRYVTGNISSRYRRIVLQSGKGVAGIVFKTGKPMSIENVDVSVMDGDLYNYPIVVFEKLKSFGAIPLFLNDHVQGVLLIGYREANRLTADKFEQFKHAVGPQFGPFHMKERLKDDIIEQ, encoded by the coding sequence ATGACGGGACAAGCAAATAGTACTTTCCAACTGGCGATTGACGAATTGAAGGAAACGCTTCATGCGGATTTCATTGGCTTAGCGTTAGTGGATTTGAAGAAATATCATCACGACTTTAGATGGCGATATGTAACGGGGAATATCAGTTCACGCTATCGTAGAATTGTCCTTCAATCAGGAAAAGGTGTGGCAGGAATTGTTTTCAAGACAGGAAAACCGATGAGTATCGAGAACGTAGACGTAAGTGTAATGGATGGAGATCTCTATAACTATCCAATTGTCGTATTTGAAAAGCTAAAAAGTTTTGGCGCGATCCCACTATTCCTTAATGATCATGTGCAAGGCGTACTTTTGATTGGCTATCGTGAAGCGAACCGGTTAACGGCTGACAAGTTTGAGCAATTCAAGCATGCAGTAGGACCTCAATTCGGACCGTTTCACATGAAGGAGCGATTGAAAGATGACATTATTGAACAATGA
- a CDS encoding nitrate reductase subunit alpha, whose product MKKRFGLKYFKPVESFSGNWSVLEEKNRDWENMYRQRWSHDKVVRTTHGVNCTGSCSWKVFVKNGIITWENQQIDYPSCGPDMPEFEPRGCPRGASFSWYEYSPLRVKYPYIRGKLWRMWNEALEETKDPVKAWTAIVEDPEKSNEYKKARGKGGHVRIHWRDATMLIAAQLIYTVQKYGPDRVAGFTPIPAMSMVSYASGARFISLLGGEMLSFYDWYADLPPSSPQIWGEQTDVPESSDWFNAGYIIMWGSNVPLTRTPDAHFMTEVRYKGTKVVSVAPDYAESVVHADDWIGANPGTDAAVAQAMTHVILDEFYQKRKEPTFINYAKQYTDMPFLILLDPHEDSYKAGRFLRASDLGQQSAHAEWKPVIFDEAKDEIIVPNGTMGQRWEEDVKWNLQLENEDGTRVEPALSIEKQAEQWHEIHFPYFDNRGNGTFKRPIPAMKVQFADGTERLVTTTYDVMLSQYGVNRIDSELEATGYDDVTSIYTPAWQEAITNVKPELVTQIAMEFAQNAVDTGGRSMIIMGAGINHWFNSDTIYRAILNLVTLTASQGVNGGGWAHYVGQEKCRPIEGWSTIAFAKDWQGPPRLQNATSFFYFATDQWKYEEAGTDTLMSPLGGEARYQHPADYNVLAARLGWLPSYPQFNKNSLLLVEEAAKLGKTDTKEVVSHVVDQLKSGELQFAAEDPGAPENFPRSLFVWRSNLISSSAKGQEYFMRHLLGASDGLLATPNEDMKPKEMVWRDEVEGKLDLLVALDFRMTATPLYADLVLPAATWYEKVDLSSTDMHPFVHPFNPAVNPLWESKSDWDIYREIAKTFSTLAETHLPGVYKDLVTSPLAHDSVQEISQPMGEVHDWSKGEIEAIPGKTMPGMTIVERDFTKIYDKYITLGPLLSTGKTGAHGVSFSVADEYEMMKGINGIYEDDTVKDGLPKLYTAKHAAEAMLTLSSATNGRVSQRAFEAAEHDTGVELKDISADRAAERFTFAGITAQPREVIPTPVFSGSNKLGRRYSPFTTNIERLVPFRTLTGRQHFYVDHELFLGFGEALPVYKPTLPPFVFADRDADIKGGQDALVLRYLTPHGKWNIHSTYQDNQHMLTLFRGGPTVWLSNLDAEEHGIDDNAWLEVYNRNGVVNARAVVSHRMPKGTMFMYHAQDKHIQMPGSEITEQRGGSHNAPTRIHMKPTQMVGGYAQLSYGFNYYGPIGNQRDVYVAVRKMKEVNWLEN is encoded by the coding sequence ATGAAAAAGAGATTCGGATTGAAATATTTTAAACCCGTCGAGAGTTTTTCTGGAAATTGGTCAGTGCTCGAAGAGAAAAATCGTGATTGGGAAAATATGTACCGACAGCGCTGGTCGCATGACAAAGTGGTGCGTACGACGCATGGCGTAAACTGCACAGGCTCTTGTAGCTGGAAAGTTTTCGTCAAGAACGGCATCATCACATGGGAAAATCAGCAAATCGATTATCCTTCCTGCGGACCGGATATGCCTGAATTCGAACCGCGTGGTTGTCCGCGTGGTGCATCATTTTCTTGGTATGAATACAGCCCATTACGCGTGAAGTATCCTTATATAAGAGGGAAACTGTGGCGCATGTGGAACGAAGCACTGGAAGAAACGAAAGATCCAGTGAAAGCATGGACAGCGATCGTTGAAGATCCTGAGAAATCCAATGAATACAAAAAAGCCCGCGGTAAAGGCGGTCACGTTCGGATTCATTGGCGTGATGCGACGATGCTGATTGCGGCACAACTCATCTATACGGTACAAAAATACGGTCCGGATCGCGTAGCAGGATTTACACCGATTCCTGCCATGTCAATGGTCAGTTATGCATCAGGCGCGCGTTTCATTTCATTGCTCGGTGGCGAGATGCTCAGTTTCTACGACTGGTATGCAGATCTACCACCGTCCTCTCCACAAATCTGGGGTGAGCAGACAGATGTACCAGAATCGAGTGACTGGTTCAACGCAGGCTATATCATCATGTGGGGCTCCAATGTTCCGCTTACACGGACACCAGATGCGCACTTCATGACGGAAGTTCGCTATAAAGGAACGAAAGTAGTCTCGGTTGCACCCGATTATGCGGAAAGCGTAGTGCACGCCGACGACTGGATTGGGGCGAACCCGGGAACAGACGCAGCAGTTGCTCAAGCTATGACGCATGTTATTTTGGATGAATTCTATCAGAAACGTAAAGAACCAACATTTATAAACTATGCCAAACAATACACGGACATGCCCTTCTTGATTCTACTAGATCCGCATGAAGATTCCTATAAAGCCGGACGTTTCTTGCGTGCAAGCGATCTTGGACAGCAATCGGCACACGCTGAATGGAAACCCGTCATATTTGATGAAGCGAAAGATGAAATCATCGTTCCAAACGGCACGATGGGGCAACGCTGGGAAGAAGACGTCAAGTGGAATTTGCAACTAGAAAACGAAGATGGCACACGCGTTGAGCCTGCATTATCTATCGAAAAGCAAGCAGAACAATGGCATGAAATTCATTTCCCGTACTTCGATAACCGAGGAAATGGCACATTCAAACGCCCGATTCCAGCGATGAAAGTACAATTCGCTGACGGCACAGAGCGTTTAGTGACTACAACATATGATGTCATGCTGAGTCAGTACGGTGTCAACCGGATCGACAGTGAGCTAGAGGCGACAGGTTATGACGATGTGACTTCTATCTATACACCGGCTTGGCAAGAAGCGATCACGAATGTGAAACCGGAACTCGTTACGCAAATCGCCATGGAGTTCGCGCAAAATGCCGTCGACACAGGTGGCCGTTCGATGATTATTATGGGCGCAGGCATCAATCACTGGTTCAACAGTGACACGATCTACCGCGCGATCCTTAACTTGGTGACGTTGACAGCTTCACAAGGAGTGAACGGCGGAGGTTGGGCGCATTACGTAGGACAAGAGAAATGTCGTCCAATCGAAGGTTGGAGCACGATTGCCTTCGCGAAAGATTGGCAAGGACCACCACGTCTGCAAAACGCTACCTCATTCTTCTACTTTGCGACGGACCAATGGAAGTATGAAGAAGCGGGGACAGATACATTGATGTCGCCACTTGGCGGTGAAGCAAGATACCAGCATCCGGCAGACTATAACGTACTGGCGGCGCGTCTCGGCTGGTTGCCATCTTATCCTCAGTTCAATAAAAATAGTTTATTGCTCGTGGAAGAAGCGGCGAAGCTTGGGAAGACGGATACAAAGGAAGTCGTTTCACATGTCGTCGATCAACTTAAATCCGGTGAATTACAATTCGCAGCGGAAGATCCAGGTGCACCGGAAAACTTCCCGCGTTCATTATTCGTCTGGCGCTCGAACTTGATCTCCAGTTCCGCAAAAGGACAAGAATACTTCATGCGACACTTACTCGGCGCTTCGGACGGCTTGCTTGCGACGCCGAACGAAGATATGAAACCGAAAGAAATGGTTTGGCGCGATGAAGTGGAAGGCAAGCTCGACCTATTAGTAGCGCTCGATTTCCGTATGACCGCGACGCCACTTTATGCAGATCTCGTACTTCCGGCTGCGACATGGTATGAAAAAGTGGATTTATCTTCCACTGATATGCATCCATTCGTCCATCCATTCAATCCGGCAGTTAACCCATTATGGGAATCCAAATCGGATTGGGATATTTACCGCGAAATCGCAAAAACGTTCTCGACACTTGCGGAAACGCATTTGCCAGGCGTCTATAAAGACTTAGTCACATCTCCTCTAGCACATGACTCGGTTCAGGAAATTTCTCAGCCGATGGGCGAGGTGCATGACTGGAGTAAAGGTGAAATCGAAGCCATTCCTGGCAAAACGATGCCGGGCATGACCATCGTAGAGCGTGACTTTACGAAGATCTATGATAAATACATTACGCTTGGGCCTTTATTGTCCACAGGGAAAACGGGCGCGCATGGTGTCAGTTTCTCCGTCGCGGATGAATATGAAATGATGAAAGGAATTAACGGTATTTATGAGGATGATACCGTGAAAGACGGCTTGCCTAAATTGTACACAGCGAAACATGCAGCAGAAGCGATGTTGACCTTATCTTCCGCAACAAACGGTCGCGTGTCGCAACGTGCATTTGAAGCAGCGGAGCACGACACGGGCGTGGAATTGAAAGATATTTCGGCAGACCGCGCAGCAGAACGATTCACATTCGCAGGCATTACCGCACAACCGCGTGAAGTCATTCCAACACCAGTCTTCAGTGGTTCCAATAAACTCGGCAGACGCTACTCGCCGTTTACAACAAATATCGAACGTCTCGTGCCATTCCGGACGTTGACGGGAAGACAGCATTTCTACGTCGATCACGAATTATTCCTAGGATTCGGTGAAGCATTGCCAGTCTATAAACCGACGCTTCCGCCATTTGTTTTCGCAGATCGTGATGCAGATATTAAAGGTGGACAAGATGCACTCGTACTGCGCTACTTAACACCGCACGGCAAGTGGAATATTCACTCGACATACCAGGACAACCAGCACATGTTGACGTTGTTCCGTGGAGGTCCAACCGTTTGGTTATCGAATCTCGATGCAGAAGAGCACGGAATCGACGACAATGCATGGCTCGAAGTATATAACCGAAACGGGGTCGTCAATGCACGTGCCGTGGTCAGTCACAGAATGCCTAAAGGTACGATGTTTATGTACCACGCACAGGATAAGCATATTCAGATGCCTGGCTCGGAAATCACCGAGCAACGCGGAGGAAGCCATAATGCGCCGACGCGAATTCACATGAAGCCGACTCAAATGGTAGGCGGCTATGCACAGCTCAGTTATGGATTCAACTACTACGGGCCGATCGGTAATCAACGTGATGTCTACGTCGCAGTCCGTAAGATGAAGGAGGTCAATTGGCTTGAAAATTAA